In the Bacteroidota bacterium genome, one interval contains:
- the carA gene encoding glutamine-hydrolyzing carbamoyl-phosphate synthase small subunit, whose product MKLKDRKKAILLLEDGTVFYGKSIGIEGTATGEICFNTGMTGYQEIFTDPSYFGQLMVATNAHIGNYGVNKEEVESGDMKIAGLICKNFSDDYSRPAADGSITNYFEEENKVAISDVDTRALVRHIRDKGAMNAIISTDCDNITELKSKLESVPSMDGLELASKVSTKEPYFFGEEDAAYKVAVLDLGVKKNILRNLASRDCYLKVFPYDTPLEEMKKWNPDGYFLSNGPGDPEPLAKSRQVATDVLDNDYPLFGICLGHQIISLANGVSTYKMHNGHRGINHPVKNLATGKGEITSQNHGFVIKREDVDKNDNIEITHLHLNDDTVAGIRIKDKNCFSVQYHPEAAPGPNDSTYLFDQFVENIRKHKN is encoded by the coding sequence ATGAAGCTTAAGGATCGAAAAAAAGCAATCTTACTGTTAGAGGATGGTACTGTTTTTTACGGTAAATCTATTGGAATTGAAGGAACTGCAACCGGAGAAATCTGTTTTAATACAGGTATGACAGGTTATCAGGAAATCTTTACAGACCCTTCATATTTCGGTCAACTTATGGTTGCAACAAATGCTCATATAGGAAACTATGGAGTAAATAAAGAAGAAGTAGAGTCCGGTGACATGAAAATTGCCGGTTTAATATGCAAGAATTTTAGTGATGATTATTCTCGCCCGGCAGCAGATGGTTCAATAACGAATTATTTTGAAGAAGAAAATAAGGTAGCTATATCGGATGTAGATACCCGTGCATTAGTTCGTCATATTAGAGATAAGGGTGCTATGAATGCGATCATCTCAACTGATTGCGATAATATCACCGAATTAAAATCTAAATTGGAGTCGGTTCCTAGTATGGACGGTTTGGAATTAGCATCTAAAGTTTCTACTAAAGAACCTTATTTCTTTGGAGAAGAGGATGCTGCTTACAAAGTTGCTGTACTTGACTTAGGAGTAAAGAAAAATATTTTAAGAAACCTTGCATCACGCGATTGTTACTTGAAAGTTTTCCCTTATGATACTCCTTTGGAGGAAATGAAGAAGTGGAATCCCGATGGATATTTCCTTTCAAACGGACCCGGTGATCCGGAGCCACTGGCTAAAAGCCGTCAGGTAGCAACCGATGTATTGGATAATGATTATCCGTTATTCGGAATTTGTTTAGGTCACCAAATTATTTCTTTGGCCAATGGCGTTAGTACATATAAGATGCATAATGGCCACAGAGGAATTAATCATCCGGTGAAAAACTTAGCTACGGGAAAAGGAGAAATTACTTCTCAAAATCACGGTTTTGTTATTAAAAGAGAGGATGTAGATAAGAACGATAATATCGAGATTACTCACTTGCATTTGAATGACGATACCGTAGCAGGAATACGAATCAAGGATAAAAACTGTTTCTCAGTTCAATATCACCCGGAGGCAGCTCCTGGACCAAATGATTCTACTTACCTGTTTGATCAATTTGTGGAAAATATACGTAAACATAAAAATTAG
- the rpsK gene encoding 30S ribosomal protein S11: MAKSNKGAKKRKVKVETVGEAHVSSSFNNIIISLTNKNGQVISWSSAGKMGFRGSKKNTPYAAQVAAEDCAKIAHEAGLRKVKVYVKGPGNGRESAIRSLHNSGVEVMEIVDVTPLPHNGCRPPKRRRV; this comes from the coding sequence ATGGCGAAGTCTAATAAAGGCGCTAAGAAGCGTAAAGTTAAGGTTGAAACAGTTGGAGAAGCTCACGTTAGTTCTTCATTCAACAATATAATCATATCTTTAACGAATAAGAATGGTCAAGTGATATCTTGGTCGTCTGCAGGTAAGATGGGATTTAGAGGTTCGAAAAAGAATACTCCTTATGCAGCTCAGGTTGCAGCTGAAGATTGTGCAAAAATTGCTCATGAAGCTGGCTTGAGAAAAGTAAAAGTTTATGTTAAAGGACCTGGAAATGGGCGTGAGTCAGCAATCCGTTCTCTACACAACAGTGGAGTAGAAGTTATGGAGATTGTTGATGTTACTCCATTACCACACAATGGATGTCGTCCTCCAAAGCGCAGAAGAGTATAA
- a CDS encoding DNA-directed RNA polymerase subunit alpha, giving the protein MAILNFQKPDKVILIESSEFEGRFEFRPLEPGFGLTVGNALRRVLLSSLEGYAIASVKIEGVEHEFSTIKGIVEDVTEIILNLKQIRFKQQIEDVDSENVSISISGQDKIVAGDFQRFISGFQVLNPDLVICNMDKSVKFDMELTIEKGRGFVPAEENKRSSAAIGTIFVDSIFTPIRNVKYGIENYRVEQKTDYEKLVLDIKTDGSILPKDALTEAAKILIHHFMLFSDERITLEAEEIAKTENYDEESLHMRQLLKTKLIDMDLSVRALNCLKAAEVDTLGELVAYNKSDLMKFRNFGKKSLTELEELVNVKGLNFGMDLAKYKLEKE; this is encoded by the coding sequence ATGGCAATTTTGAATTTCCAAAAGCCTGACAAGGTAATTTTGATTGAATCAAGTGAATTTGAAGGTCGATTTGAATTTCGCCCTTTAGAACCAGGTTTCGGTCTTACAGTAGGTAATGCACTAAGAAGAGTTCTTCTTTCTTCTCTTGAAGGATATGCTATTGCATCTGTGAAAATTGAAGGGGTAGAACATGAATTTTCTACAATCAAGGGAATTGTTGAAGATGTAACAGAAATCATCCTCAACCTAAAACAAATTCGTTTTAAACAACAAATAGAAGATGTAGATTCTGAAAATGTTTCTATTTCTATCTCAGGTCAGGATAAGATAGTTGCCGGGGATTTCCAAAGATTTATTTCTGGTTTCCAAGTACTAAATCCAGATTTAGTTATTTGTAACATGGATAAATCAGTGAAGTTCGATATGGAGCTGACTATCGAAAAAGGACGTGGATTTGTCCCTGCTGAGGAGAATAAAAGATCTTCTGCGGCAATAGGAACAATATTTGTTGATTCGATATTCACACCTATTCGTAACGTTAAATACGGAATCGAAAACTATCGTGTAGAGCAAAAAACCGATTACGAAAAATTGGTTCTTGACATTAAAACCGATGGTTCTATCTTACCTAAAGATGCTTTGACAGAAGCAGCTAAGATTTTGATTCACCATTTCATGTTATTTTCTGATGAAAGAATTACATTGGAAGCTGAGGAAATTGCGAAGACAGAAAATTACGATGAAGAATCGTTACACATGCGTCAACTTCTAAAAACGAAGTTGATTGATATGGATCTTTCTGTAAGAGCATTAAATTGTTTAAAAGCTGCTGAAGTTGATACTTTAGGAGAATTGGTTGCTTATAATAAATCTGATTTGATGAAATTCAGAAACTTTGGTAAAAAATCATTAACTGAACTTGAAGAGTTAGTTAATGTCAAAGGATTGAATTTCGGAATGGACTTAGCTAAGTATAAGTTAGAGAAAGAATAG
- a CDS encoding tetratricopeptide repeat protein: MGYNMDDERKSLADEFESSFSSGNLKYFDTHEFIEIIDFFLDQNETQKAEKAINNALIQHPNSTSISIRKADWLFETNNFEEAEKEIDYILEIDTNNSEANELKGDILIHQENPVEGILHLQKALVYTDEKLELLSKIGVELIQIDQLNKALQFFLKILDEDVYDEAALYNSTYCYELLNQPDKAIQFLNKYIDKNPYSQIAWHQLGIQYKALEKYENAIWAFDYATLVDDAFLGAFFEKATCLEATDRHHEAIDIYKMSLKIADPTAWAYYRLGDAYAKIGDSENALTNYFKAIHEDPMYGKAWHKIAVTYNNNSQPEQALEFAEKAVEIEFDNKDFNSLLARLFLKLSNYEAAENIYENLISLEVEDSEIWIEYAILLKTLGYEDDAIELLLKSLAYFPKNAEILYRLTGCLFKKDKDLEAIDLLREALKLDFNKKDILKLNYPIIFNSEIVQDMIFAHKFQRKFL; the protein is encoded by the coding sequence ATGGGATATAATATGGACGATGAAAGAAAGAGTTTAGCAGATGAATTTGAGTCTAGCTTTTCTTCCGGTAATTTAAAGTATTTCGACACTCATGAATTTATCGAAATCATTGATTTTTTCTTAGACCAAAACGAGACTCAAAAGGCTGAAAAAGCAATTAACAATGCTCTAATCCAGCATCCTAACTCTACCTCTATCAGTATTAGAAAAGCAGACTGGCTATTTGAAACCAATAACTTTGAAGAAGCAGAAAAAGAGATTGACTATATACTGGAAATAGACACAAATAACTCTGAGGCTAACGAGTTAAAAGGAGACATATTAATACATCAGGAAAATCCTGTTGAAGGAATATTACATCTACAAAAAGCTCTTGTTTACACAGACGAAAAATTAGAATTACTTTCTAAGATTGGTGTAGAATTAATCCAAATTGACCAACTTAACAAAGCCCTACAATTTTTTCTAAAAATATTAGACGAGGACGTTTATGATGAGGCTGCTCTATACAACAGTACATATTGTTATGAATTATTGAATCAGCCCGATAAGGCTATACAGTTTCTGAATAAGTATATCGACAAAAATCCTTACAGTCAAATTGCATGGCACCAGTTAGGAATACAATATAAAGCCCTTGAAAAGTACGAAAATGCTATTTGGGCTTTTGATTATGCTACTTTAGTTGATGATGCCTTTTTAGGTGCATTTTTCGAAAAAGCAACCTGTTTGGAAGCGACTGACAGACACCACGAGGCAATAGACATCTATAAAATGTCGCTTAAAATAGCTGATCCTACAGCATGGGCCTACTACAGACTGGGGGATGCTTATGCTAAGATTGGTGATAGTGAAAATGCATTGACAAACTATTTTAAAGCCATTCATGAAGATCCTATGTACGGAAAAGCATGGCATAAAATAGCTGTAACTTACAATAATAACTCACAGCCGGAACAAGCGTTGGAATTCGCAGAAAAAGCTGTAGAAATAGAGTTCGACAATAAAGATTTTAATAGTTTACTGGCCAGATTATTTCTAAAACTTTCTAATTATGAAGCTGCAGAAAACATCTATGAAAACCTGATATCCTTAGAAGTAGAAGATTCTGAAATATGGATAGAATATGCCATATTATTAAAAACATTAGGCTATGAAGATGATGCCATTGAGTTATTACTAAAGTCTTTGGCTTACTTCCCAAAAAATGCAGAAATACTATATAGGTTAACCGGCTGTTTATTCAAAAAGGACAAAGATTTAGAGGCTATTGATTTATTACGTGAAGCATTAAAACTCGACTTCAATAAAAAGGATATACTAAAACTTAACTATCCTATAATATTTAATAGTGAAATAGTACAGGATATGATATTTGCACATAAGTTTCAAAGAAAATTTTTGTGA
- the eno gene encoding phosphopyruvate hydratase, with protein sequence MSIISSIHARQILDSRGNPTIEVDVVTENGVLGRAAVPSGASTGESEAVELRDGGDLYMGKGVMNAVKNVNEIIAEELVGFSIFEQNLIDKIMIEIDGTHNKAKLGANAILGVSLAVAKAAANELGLPLFRYVGGVSANTLPVPMMNIINGGSHSDAPIAFQEFMIMPVVADSFSTAIRMGTEIFHNLKKLLHNRGLSTAVGDEGGFAPNLDGTEDAIESIMKAIEMAGYKPGEEVKIAMDAAASEFFKDGVYDYALFEGDKGVKRTSKEQAEYLDQLVDKYPIISIEDGMDEKDWDGWKMHTELSGKKTQIVGDDLFVTNVELLEKGINADTANSILIKVNQIGTLTETIAAVEMAHRAGYTSVMSHRSGETEDNTIADLAVALNCGQIKTGSASRSDRMAKYNQLIRIEEMLGETAYFPGLKAFKAKN encoded by the coding sequence ATGAGTATTATTTCAAGTATTCATGCGAGACAAATCCTTGATTCCAGAGGGAATCCTACAATCGAAGTAGATGTAGTTACTGAGAATGGAGTATTAGGACGCGCTGCTGTACCATCTGGTGCATCAACAGGAGAGTCTGAAGCTGTTGAGCTTCGCGATGGTGGTGATTTATACATGGGAAAAGGCGTAATGAATGCCGTTAAGAATGTAAATGAAATCATTGCAGAGGAATTAGTTGGATTCTCAATATTCGAGCAAAATTTGATCGATAAGATCATGATCGAAATTGATGGAACTCACAATAAAGCTAAATTAGGGGCAAATGCTATTTTAGGTGTTTCTTTAGCAGTTGCTAAAGCTGCTGCAAATGAGCTTGGTTTGCCATTGTTCCGTTATGTTGGAGGGGTTAGTGCAAACACACTTCCCGTTCCAATGATGAACATAATCAACGGTGGATCTCACTCTGATGCTCCTATTGCATTTCAGGAGTTTATGATTATGCCGGTTGTTGCTGATTCTTTCTCTACGGCTATACGTATGGGAACTGAAATTTTCCATAACCTTAAGAAGCTACTTCACAATCGTGGTTTAAGTACTGCAGTTGGTGATGAAGGTGGATTTGCTCCAAATCTTGATGGGACTGAAGATGCTATTGAAAGTATTATGAAAGCTATCGAAATGGCTGGTTATAAGCCTGGAGAAGAAGTTAAGATAGCAATGGATGCTGCTGCTTCAGAATTCTTTAAAGATGGAGTATATGATTATGCATTGTTCGAAGGAGATAAAGGAGTTAAGCGTACTTCAAAAGAGCAGGCTGAATACCTTGATCAATTAGTAGATAAATATCCTATCATTTCTATCGAAGATGGTATGGATGAGAAAGATTGGGATGGTTGGAAAATGCATACTGAACTTTCTGGTAAGAAAACTCAAATTGTTGGTGATGATTTATTCGTAACTAATGTTGAGCTTCTTGAAAAAGGAATTAATGCAGATACTGCAAATTCTATTTTGATTAAAGTTAACCAGATAGGTACTTTAACTGAAACTATCGCTGCTGTTGAGATGGCTCACCGTGCAGGTTATACTTCAGTGATGAGTCACCGTTCAGGAGAAACTGAAGATAATACAATTGCTGATTTAGCTGTAGCATTAAATTGTGGTCAGATTAAGACAGGATCTGCTTCAAGATCTGATCGTATGGCTAAATACAATCAATTAATTAGAATTGAGGAAATGTTAGGCGAAACTGCTTATTTCCCCGGATTAAAAGCATTCAAAGCTAAAAACTAG
- the infA gene encoding translation initiation factor IF-1 encodes MAKQAAIEQDGTIIEALSNAMFRVELQNGHIVTAHISGKMRMHYIKLLPGDKVKLEMSPYDLSKARITYRY; translated from the coding sequence ATGGCAAAGCAAGCAGCAATAGAACAAGATGGAACAATCATAGAGGCATTATCTAATGCTATGTTTCGCGTAGAGCTTCAAAATGGTCACATTGTGACAGCTCATATCTCAGGGAAAATGCGTATGCATTATATTAAGTTACTTCCCGGTGATAAAGTGAAATTAGAAATGTCTCCTTACGATTTGTCTAAAGCAAGAATTACTTATAGATACTAA
- the rplQ gene encoding 50S ribosomal protein L17, with product MRHGKKFNHLGRKTGHRKAMLSNMACSLVEHKRITTTVAKARELRKYVEPLITKSKEDTTHSRRVVFSYLKNKYAVAELFREVAAKVGDRPGGYTRIIKLGNRQGDNAEMAMIELVDFNELYNAKQPAKKAKSTRRGRKKAEKSEEPTTEVENNEEN from the coding sequence ATGAGACACGGAAAGAAATTTAATCATTTAGGTAGAAAAACCGGACATAGAAAAGCTATGTTGTCAAACATGGCATGTTCACTGGTTGAGCACAAAAGAATTACTACCACTGTTGCAAAGGCAAGAGAGCTTAGAAAGTACGTTGAGCCTTTAATCACTAAATCAAAAGAAGATACTACTCACTCAAGACGTGTAGTGTTCTCATATTTGAAAAATAAATATGCAGTTGCTGAGTTATTTCGCGAGGTAGCAGCAAAAGTAGGTGATAGACCGGGTGGATATACGCGTATTATCAAGCTTGGAAATCGTCAGGGAGATAACGCTGAAATGGCGATGATCGAACTAGTTGATTTCAATGAGTTGTACAACGCAAAACAACCAGCTAAAAAAGCTAAATCTACAAGACGTGGTCGTAAAAAAGCTGAGAAAAGCGAAGAGCCGACTACAGAAGTAGAAAATAATGAAGAGAACTAG
- the ykgO gene encoding type B 50S ribosomal protein L36 produces the protein MKVRASVKKRSPECKIVRRKGRLYVINKKNPRFKQRQG, from the coding sequence ATGAAAGTTAGAGCGTCAGTAAAAAAGAGAAGTCCTGAGTGTAAAATAGTGCGCAGAAAAGGACGTTTGTATGTTATTAACAAAAAGAATCCTCGTTTTAAACAACGTCAGGGATAA
- the rpsM gene encoding 30S ribosomal protein S13, protein MARIAGVDLPKHKRGVIGLTYIYGLGRSNAKSILAAAEISEDTKVQDWSDEELSKIRTLIQTEYKVEGELRSEVQLNIKRLMDIGCYRGIRHRSGLPLRGQHTKNNSRTRKGKRKTVANKKKATK, encoded by the coding sequence ATGGCACGTATTGCAGGGGTAGATTTACCTAAACATAAAAGAGGTGTAATAGGTCTTACTTATATCTATGGATTAGGTAGGAGTAATGCGAAAAGTATCTTAGCAGCTGCTGAAATCAGTGAAGATACTAAGGTTCAGGATTGGTCGGATGAGGAATTGTCAAAGATTCGTACACTAATTCAAACTGAGTATAAAGTTGAGGGAGAATTAAGATCAGAAGTTCAGTTGAATATCAAACGTCTTATGGATATAGGATGTTACAGAGGTATTCGTCACAGATCCGGTCTTCCATTAAGAGGACAGCATACGAAGAACAATTCAAGGACTCGAAAAGGTAAGAGAAAAACAGTTGCTAACAAAAAGAAAGCAACTAAATAA
- the rpsD gene encoding 30S ribosomal protein S4: MARYRGPKTKIARKFGEAIFGDDKSFEKRNYPPGQHGASKRRGKKSEYAIQLEEKQKAKYTYGILERQFSNLFKKASASKGITGEVLLQLCEARLDNVVYRLGIAPSRRAARQLVSHRHITVNGELVNIPSYSLKAGDEVAVREKSKSLVVVDDSIAQRQDSYEWMTWNSETKSGRFVTVPERSQIPENIKEHLIVELYSK; this comes from the coding sequence ATGGCTAGATATAGAGGTCCAAAAACAAAAATTGCACGTAAATTTGGCGAAGCGATTTTTGGTGACGATAAGTCGTTTGAGAAAAGAAATTATCCTCCAGGACAGCATGGAGCTTCTAAGCGTAGAGGTAAGAAATCTGAATATGCTATCCAGTTGGAAGAAAAGCAAAAAGCTAAATATACTTACGGTATTTTAGAGAGACAATTCTCTAATTTATTTAAGAAAGCTTCTGCAAGTAAAGGAATTACCGGTGAGGTTCTTCTTCAACTTTGTGAAGCCAGATTAGATAACGTAGTGTATCGTTTAGGAATTGCTCCAAGTCGAAGAGCAGCACGTCAGCTGGTTTCTCACCGTCACATTACTGTAAACGGAGAGCTAGTTAACATTCCATCGTACAGCCTTAAGGCCGGAGATGAAGTTGCAGTTAGAGAGAAATCAAAATCTCTTGTGGTAGTTGATGATTCAATTGCCCAAAGACAAGATTCATATGAGTGGATGACTTGGAATTCTGAAACTAAATCAGGAAGGTTTGTTACTGTTCCTGAAAGAAGTCAGATTCCTGAAAACATTAAGGAGCATTTAATCGTTGAATTGTATTCTAAGTAA